One window of the Amycolatopsis mediterranei genome contains the following:
- a CDS encoding LLM class flavin-dependent oxidoreductase, protein MKKIGFLSFGHWSASAHSETRSAADFLHQSIDLAVAAEELGVDGAYFRVHHFARQAASPFPLLAAIGARTSKIEIGTGVIDMRYENPLYMIEDAGAADLISGGRLQLGISRGSPEQVIDGWRYFGYAPGEGETDADMARQHTEVFLKLLDGEGFAQPSPRPMFANPPGLLRLEPHSEGLRDRIWWGSGSNATSVWAAKLGMNLQSSTLKDDETGEPLHVQQRKQIEAYREAWTEAGHEREPRVSVSRSIFALTNDQDRAYFGRDRHSRDQVGMIDENTRAIFGRSYAGEPDELVGQLKEDEAIQAADTLLLTVPNQLGVDYNAHVLENILTHVAPELGWR, encoded by the coding sequence GTGAAGAAGATTGGCTTCCTCTCGTTCGGCCACTGGTCGGCGAGCGCGCACTCCGAGACCCGGTCGGCCGCCGACTTCCTGCACCAGTCGATCGACCTGGCGGTGGCCGCCGAGGAACTCGGTGTGGACGGCGCCTACTTCCGCGTGCACCACTTCGCGCGGCAGGCGGCGAGCCCGTTCCCGCTGCTCGCGGCGATCGGCGCGCGGACGTCGAAGATCGAGATCGGCACCGGCGTGATCGACATGCGCTACGAGAACCCGCTCTACATGATCGAGGACGCGGGCGCGGCCGACCTCATTTCCGGTGGCCGGCTCCAGCTGGGCATCAGCCGGGGATCCCCCGAGCAGGTGATCGACGGCTGGCGCTACTTCGGGTACGCCCCTGGCGAGGGCGAGACGGACGCCGACATGGCCCGCCAGCACACCGAGGTGTTCCTCAAGCTGCTCGACGGCGAGGGCTTCGCGCAGCCGAGCCCGCGGCCGATGTTCGCCAACCCGCCGGGCCTGCTGCGGCTCGAGCCGCACTCGGAGGGCCTGCGCGACCGCATCTGGTGGGGCTCCGGCTCGAACGCCACCAGCGTCTGGGCGGCGAAGCTGGGCATGAACCTGCAGAGCTCGACGCTCAAGGATGACGAGACGGGCGAGCCGCTGCACGTCCAGCAGCGCAAGCAGATCGAGGCCTACCGCGAGGCGTGGACGGAAGCCGGCCACGAGCGGGAGCCGCGGGTTTCGGTCAGCCGCAGCATCTTCGCGCTGACGAACGACCAGGACCGCGCGTACTTCGGCCGCGACCGCCACTCGCGCGACCAGGTCGGCATGATCGACGAGAACACGCGCGCGATCTTCGGCCGGTCCTACGCCGGGGAGCCCGACGAGCTCGTGGGGCAGCTCAAGGAGGACGAGGCGATCCAGGCCGCGGACACCCTGCTGCTCACCGTCCCGAACCAGCTCGGCGTCGACTACAACGCGCACGTGCTGGAGAACATCCTCACCCACGTGGCCCCGGAACTGGGCTGGCGCTGA
- a CDS encoding polysaccharide lyase family 7 protein — MRVRALLVLLAIPALAAATASPALAADPSVAPGGNFDLSVWQLQEPVGSPGSPTTISSSRLQGPNGFQDSYFYTDTRDGAMTFWAPEKGVTTPNSNYARSELREMNRDGSAANWSLSGSHKLNATLRVVSVTSNVCVGQVHLGTGGSSTKPLLELYYRASGDIVLGTENSPDGGQTSHTVGHVSVGKTWTYTIGISGGNTIDLTVNGSTTHYGIPSSFKAYKQYFKAGSYNQSSSSSTTKGARVAFYGLNVSHS; from the coding sequence ATGCGTGTTCGTGCTTTGCTCGTCCTCCTGGCGATCCCGGCGCTGGCCGCGGCCACCGCGTCCCCCGCGCTGGCGGCGGATCCGTCCGTGGCCCCGGGCGGCAACTTCGACCTCTCGGTCTGGCAGCTGCAGGAGCCGGTCGGCTCGCCGGGCAGCCCGACGACCATCTCGTCGTCCCGGCTGCAGGGCCCGAACGGCTTCCAGGACAGCTACTTCTACACCGACACCCGCGACGGCGCGATGACCTTCTGGGCACCGGAGAAGGGCGTCACGACGCCGAATTCGAACTACGCGCGCTCGGAGCTGCGCGAAATGAACCGCGACGGCTCCGCCGCGAACTGGTCGCTCAGCGGGTCGCACAAGCTGAACGCGACACTGCGCGTGGTCTCGGTGACGTCGAACGTGTGCGTCGGCCAGGTGCACCTCGGCACCGGCGGCTCGTCGACGAAACCACTGCTGGAGCTGTACTACCGGGCGAGCGGGGACATCGTGCTGGGCACGGAGAACTCCCCCGACGGCGGCCAGACGTCCCACACCGTCGGCCACGTCTCGGTCGGCAAGACGTGGACCTACACGATCGGCATCTCCGGCGGCAACACCATCGACCTCACGGTCAACGGCAGCACCACGCACTACGGCATCCCGTCGTCGTTCAAGGCGTACAAGCAGTACTTCAAGGCCGGCTCGTACAACCAGTCCTCTTCGAGCAGCACGACGAAGGGCGCGCGGGTCGCGTTCTACGGCCTGAACGTTTCCCACAGCTGA
- the katG gene encoding catalase/peroxidase HPI — protein MSSTQDTPSSAQGVDKKAAAGCPVAHDSVTSHGSESENPAIDSPTPKTGGRPRTNKDWWPNQLDLSVLHAHSAKGNPLGENFSYAKEFAKLDVEALKRDITDVLTTSQDWWPADFGHYGGLMIRLSWHAAGTYRIHDGRGGAGDGNQRFAPLNSWPDNANLDKARRLLWPVKQKYGQKISWADLLVLAGNVALESMGFKTFGFGFGREDVWEPEEVIWGPEDDWLGDERYVSDSEMAPEVGATEMGLIYVNPEGPRGNADFEAAAHFIRETFARMAMNDEETVALIAGGHTFGKTHGAGVADDHVGPEPEGANLEAQGLGWLSTHGSGKGPDTITSGLEVTWTDKPTEWSNRFFEILFGFEWELTTSPGGGKQYVAKDAPEIIPDPYDPNKKHKPTMLTTDLSLRFDPVYGPISRRFLENPDEFALAFAKAWYKLLHRDMGPVSRFLGPWVAEPQLWQDPVPAVEGDLVGDADIAALKAKVLESGLSTAELVSTAWASAASFRSTDKRGGANGARIRLEPQRSWEVNQPEQLGKVLEILEGIQREFNEAGGAQISLADLIVLAGSAAVEKAARDAGVETTVPFHPGRTDASQEQTDVDAFKVMEPRADGFRNYLRSGEKLQPEVLLVERAYMLDLTAPEMTVLVGGLRSLGTNVGGVAHGVLTDRPGVLSGDFFANLLAPGTRWKAAESGENVYEIRDVATDEVKWTATAVDLIFGSNSQLRALAEVYASEDAREKFVADFVAAWTKVMELDRFDLA, from the coding sequence ATGAGCTCCACCCAGGACACCCCGTCCAGCGCGCAGGGCGTGGACAAGAAGGCGGCGGCCGGTTGCCCGGTCGCGCACGACTCGGTGACTTCGCACGGAAGCGAGAGCGAAAACCCGGCGATCGACTCCCCGACGCCGAAGACGGGCGGCCGTCCGCGCACGAACAAGGACTGGTGGCCCAACCAGCTCGACCTGTCGGTGCTGCACGCCCACTCCGCGAAGGGCAACCCGCTCGGCGAGAACTTCAGCTACGCCAAGGAGTTCGCGAAGCTCGACGTCGAGGCGCTCAAGCGCGACATCACCGACGTGCTCACCACCTCGCAGGACTGGTGGCCGGCCGACTTCGGGCACTACGGCGGCCTGATGATCCGCCTGAGCTGGCACGCCGCGGGCACCTACCGCATCCACGACGGCCGCGGCGGTGCCGGTGACGGCAACCAGCGCTTCGCCCCGCTCAACAGCTGGCCCGACAACGCCAACCTCGACAAGGCGCGCCGCCTGCTGTGGCCGGTCAAGCAGAAGTACGGCCAGAAGATCTCGTGGGCCGACCTGCTCGTGCTCGCCGGCAACGTCGCCTTGGAGTCCATGGGCTTCAAGACCTTCGGCTTCGGCTTCGGCCGCGAAGACGTCTGGGAGCCCGAGGAGGTCATCTGGGGCCCGGAGGACGACTGGCTGGGCGACGAGCGCTACGTCAGCGACTCGGAGATGGCGCCCGAGGTCGGCGCGACCGAGATGGGGCTCATCTACGTCAACCCCGAGGGTCCCCGCGGCAACGCGGACTTCGAGGCGGCGGCGCACTTCATCCGCGAGACCTTCGCCCGGATGGCGATGAACGACGAGGAGACCGTCGCCCTCATCGCCGGTGGCCACACCTTCGGCAAGACCCACGGCGCCGGCGTCGCCGACGACCACGTGGGCCCGGAGCCGGAGGGCGCGAACCTGGAGGCGCAGGGCCTCGGCTGGCTGAGCACGCACGGCAGCGGCAAGGGTCCGGACACGATCACCAGTGGCCTCGAGGTGACCTGGACCGACAAGCCGACCGAGTGGAGCAACCGCTTCTTCGAGATCCTCTTCGGCTTCGAGTGGGAGCTCACCACGAGCCCCGGCGGCGGCAAGCAGTACGTCGCCAAGGACGCCCCGGAGATCATCCCGGACCCGTACGACCCGAACAAGAAGCACAAGCCGACGATGCTCACGACGGACCTGTCGCTGCGCTTCGACCCGGTCTACGGCCCGATCTCGCGCCGGTTCCTGGAGAACCCGGACGAGTTCGCGCTGGCCTTCGCCAAGGCCTGGTACAAGCTGCTGCACCGCGACATGGGCCCGGTCAGCCGATTCCTCGGCCCGTGGGTCGCCGAGCCGCAGCTGTGGCAGGACCCGGTGCCCGCCGTCGAGGGCGACCTCGTGGGCGACGCCGACATCGCCGCTCTCAAGGCGAAGGTGCTGGAGTCCGGCCTGAGCACCGCCGAGCTGGTTTCGACCGCGTGGGCGTCGGCCGCGAGCTTCCGCTCCACCGACAAGCGCGGTGGCGCGAACGGCGCCCGGATCCGCCTGGAGCCGCAGCGCAGCTGGGAGGTCAACCAGCCCGAGCAGCTCGGCAAGGTCCTGGAGATCCTCGAGGGCATCCAGCGCGAGTTCAACGAGGCGGGCGGCGCGCAGATCTCGCTGGCCGACCTCATCGTGCTGGCCGGCTCGGCCGCCGTCGAGAAGGCGGCGCGCGACGCCGGCGTCGAGACGACCGTGCCGTTCCACCCGGGCCGCACCGACGCCTCGCAGGAGCAGACCGACGTCGACGCCTTCAAGGTGATGGAGCCGCGCGCCGACGGGTTCCGCAACTACCTGCGCTCCGGCGAGAAGCTGCAGCCGGAGGTGCTGCTCGTCGAGCGCGCCTACATGCTCGACCTGACCGCGCCCGAGATGACCGTCCTCGTCGGCGGCCTGCGTTCCCTCGGGACCAACGTCGGCGGTGTCGCGCACGGGGTCCTCACGGACCGGCCGGGCGTGCTCTCAGGCGACTTCTTCGCCAACCTGCTCGCGCCGGGCACCCGGTGGAAGGCGGCGGAGTCCGGCGAGAACGTCTACGAGATCCGGGACGTCGCGACGGACGAGGTCAAGTGGACCGCCACCGCGGTCGACCTGATCTTCGGCTCGAACTCGCAGCTGCGGGCGCTGGCCGAGGTCTACGCCAGCGAAGACGCCCGCGAGAAGTTCGTGGCCGACTTCGTCGCGGCGTGGACGAAGGTCATGGAGCTCGACCGCTTCGACCTCGCCTGA
- a CDS encoding Fur family transcriptional regulator — MSDFEAQLRAVSLRVTRPRLAVLAALRDHPHVDTETVIDLVRADHPAVSHQTIYDVLRALTDTGLVRRIQPAGANARYEARVGDNHHHVVCRSCGAIADVDCAVGHTPCLTASDDHGFVIDQAEVVYWGTCPDCAADRPRNDSPLPEGSK, encoded by the coding sequence ATGTCAGACTTCGAAGCGCAGCTGCGGGCGGTCTCGCTGCGGGTCACCCGGCCCCGGCTGGCCGTGCTGGCCGCGCTGCGCGACCATCCCCACGTCGACACCGAGACGGTGATCGATCTGGTGCGGGCCGACCACCCGGCGGTGTCGCACCAGACGATCTACGACGTGCTGCGGGCGCTCACCGACACCGGGCTCGTCCGGCGCATCCAGCCGGCCGGGGCGAACGCCCGTTACGAGGCCCGGGTGGGTGACAACCACCACCACGTCGTGTGCCGTTCGTGCGGGGCGATAGCCGACGTCGACTGCGCCGTCGGCCACACCCCCTGTCTCACCGCTTCGGACGACCACGGTTTCGTGATCGACCAGGCGGAGGTCGTCTACTGGGGCACCTGCCCCGACTGCGCGGCCGACCGTCCCCGAAATGATTCGCCGCTCCCGGAAGGAAGTAAATGA
- a CDS encoding thymidylate synthase, which translates to MPDTQYEDLLRHVLDTGARKGDRTGTGTRSIFGHQLRYRLSEGFPLITTKKVHFRSIAYELLWFLRGDANVSWLREHGVTIWDEWAAEDGDLGPVYGVQWRSWPTPDGGHVDQIAEVLRTLRENPDSRRIIVSAWNVADIPRMALPPCHAFFQFHVADGKLSCQLYQRSADLFLGVPFNIASYALLTHLIAAQVGLGVGDFIWTGGDCHIYDNHVDQVRTQLAREARPFPTLGLKPADSLFEYTYEHFSVEGYDPHPGIKAPVAV; encoded by the coding sequence ATGCCGGACACGCAGTACGAAGACCTCCTCCGCCATGTCCTCGACACGGGCGCCCGCAAGGGCGACCGTACCGGCACGGGCACGCGGTCGATCTTCGGGCATCAGCTGCGCTACCGCCTGTCCGAGGGCTTTCCGCTGATCACCACGAAGAAAGTCCACTTCCGTTCGATCGCCTACGAGCTGCTGTGGTTCCTGCGCGGCGACGCGAACGTCTCGTGGCTGCGCGAACACGGCGTCACGATCTGGGACGAGTGGGCGGCCGAAGACGGTGACCTGGGCCCGGTCTACGGCGTGCAGTGGCGTTCGTGGCCGACCCCGGACGGCGGACACGTCGACCAGATCGCCGAGGTCCTGCGCACGCTGCGTGAGAACCCGGACTCGCGGCGGATCATCGTGTCGGCGTGGAACGTCGCCGACATCCCGCGCATGGCGCTGCCGCCGTGCCACGCGTTCTTCCAGTTCCACGTCGCCGACGGCAAGCTGTCCTGCCAGCTGTACCAGCGCAGCGCGGACCTGTTCCTCGGCGTGCCGTTCAACATCGCGAGCTACGCGCTGCTGACGCACCTGATCGCCGCCCAGGTCGGCCTCGGCGTCGGCGACTTCATCTGGACCGGCGGCGACTGCCACATCTACGACAACCACGTCGACCAGGTCCGCACGCAGCTGGCCCGCGAGGCGCGGCCCTTCCCCACGCTGGGGCTGAAGCCGGCCGACAGCCTGTTCGAGTACACCTACGAGCACTTTTCGGTCGAGGGTTACGACCCGCACCCGGGCATCAAGGCACCGGTGGCGGTGTGA
- a CDS encoding dihydrofolate reductase — MIGLVWAQAANGVIGRDGELPWHLPEDLRHFKELTAGAAVVMGRRTWESLPPRFRPLPGRRNLVLSGTPQEGAETFADLPSALAAVPGDRWVIGGAAVYRAALPFADRIVVTEIRESFEGDTYAPEVGRPADSVGEWLESSAGLHYRFLTWG; from the coding sequence GTGATCGGGCTGGTCTGGGCGCAGGCGGCGAACGGGGTCATCGGACGGGACGGCGAGCTGCCCTGGCACCTGCCGGAGGACCTGCGGCACTTCAAGGAGCTGACCGCGGGGGCGGCGGTGGTGATGGGCCGCCGCACGTGGGAGTCGCTGCCGCCGCGCTTCCGGCCGCTGCCGGGGCGGCGCAACCTCGTGCTCTCGGGGACCCCGCAGGAGGGCGCCGAGACGTTCGCGGACCTGCCGTCGGCGCTCGCCGCGGTGCCCGGCGACCGGTGGGTGATCGGCGGCGCGGCGGTGTACCGGGCGGCGCTGCCGTTCGCGGACCGGATCGTGGTCACGGAGATCCGGGAGTCCTTCGAGGGGGACACGTACGCGCCGGAGGTCGGGCGGCCGGCGGACTCCGTGGGGGAGTGGCTGGAGTCCTCGGCCGGGCTGCACTACCGCTTCCTGACCTGGGGCTGA
- a CDS encoding GMC family oxidoreductase, with the protein MANRAARGDEADYVVVGSGSSGAAIAGRLAQAGASVIVLEAGTSDAQLLIKKPGLVGPMHAVPQLKKPLDWGYYGIPQKHVLDRRMPVPRGRVVGGSSSINGMVYVRGNRANFDSWAAEGNTGWDADSVNAAYKRMEDFEDGENAFRGAGGPIRVTRAKNPQEGSLQFVDATADALGCKILDDYNAESQEGVSRMQQNAADGLRYSASRGYLHHAPPNLQLQSGVLVEKVLIENGRAVGVEVVDGRRRRTIRAGKEVILSAGVIGSAQLLMLSGIGHAEHLKEHGIDVVADLPVGDNMHDHMFHALTFHVTTSKNKGTAPYFARGLARELLRPGTTFLANSVFEAVAFLRTSQAGAIPDLQLHLLPWAYVSPNQDAPIRHDVDKRPALTVLTTLIYPKSRGTLRLASADPAAAPVIDFQYLSDPADLELLGEGSEMVREIFASKAFKGAVKEEIHPGKDLTGQQLRDAILNRATSVYHGVGTCRMGVDELAVVGPDLRVRGVEGLRVCDASIMPSITGGNTNAPCIMIGEMGAQLVLGSRS; encoded by the coding sequence ATGGCGAACAGGGCGGCGCGCGGCGACGAGGCCGACTACGTCGTCGTCGGGTCGGGGAGCTCGGGCGCGGCGATCGCGGGCCGGCTCGCCCAGGCCGGGGCCAGCGTGATCGTCCTGGAAGCCGGGACGAGCGATGCGCAGCTGCTCATCAAGAAACCCGGGCTCGTCGGGCCGATGCACGCCGTGCCGCAGCTCAAGAAGCCGCTCGACTGGGGCTACTACGGCATTCCGCAGAAACACGTTCTCGATCGGCGGATGCCGGTGCCGCGCGGCCGGGTCGTCGGCGGCTCGAGCTCCATCAACGGCATGGTCTACGTCCGCGGCAACCGCGCCAACTTCGACTCCTGGGCCGCCGAAGGCAACACCGGCTGGGACGCCGACAGCGTCAACGCGGCCTACAAGCGCATGGAGGACTTCGAAGACGGCGAGAACGCCTTCCGCGGCGCGGGCGGGCCGATCCGGGTCACCCGCGCGAAGAACCCTCAGGAAGGCTCGCTGCAGTTCGTCGACGCCACCGCCGACGCGCTCGGCTGCAAGATCCTCGACGACTACAACGCCGAGTCCCAAGAAGGCGTCAGCCGGATGCAGCAGAACGCCGCCGACGGCCTGCGCTACAGCGCCTCGCGCGGCTACCTCCACCACGCGCCCCCGAACTTGCAGCTGCAGTCCGGGGTGCTGGTCGAGAAGGTGCTCATCGAGAACGGCCGCGCCGTCGGCGTCGAGGTCGTCGACGGGCGCCGCCGGCGCACCATCCGGGCCGGCAAGGAGGTCATCCTCTCCGCCGGCGTCATCGGCTCCGCGCAGCTGCTCATGCTCTCCGGCATCGGCCACGCCGAGCACCTCAAGGAACACGGCATCGACGTCGTCGCCGACCTGCCCGTCGGCGACAACATGCACGACCACATGTTCCACGCCCTCACATTCCACGTGACCACCAGCAAGAACAAGGGCACGGCGCCGTACTTCGCCCGCGGGCTGGCCCGGGAGCTGCTGCGCCCCGGCACCACGTTCCTGGCGAACTCGGTCTTCGAGGCGGTCGCGTTCCTGCGGACCTCGCAGGCCGGGGCGATCCCCGACTTGCAGCTGCACCTCCTGCCGTGGGCCTACGTCTCGCCCAACCAGGACGCGCCGATCCGGCACGACGTCGACAAGCGCCCGGCGCTCACCGTGCTGACGACGCTCATCTACCCCAAGAGCCGCGGCACGCTGCGCCTCGCCTCGGCCGATCCCGCAGCGGCCCCGGTCATCGACTTCCAGTACCTGTCCGATCCGGCCGACCTCGAGCTGCTCGGCGAAGGCTCGGAAATGGTGCGCGAGATCTTCGCGTCCAAGGCGTTCAAGGGCGCGGTCAAGGAAGAGATCCACCCGGGCAAGGACCTCACGGGCCAGCAGCTGCGCGACGCCATCCTCAACCGTGCGACGTCGGTCTACCACGGTGTCGGCACCTGCCGGATGGGTGTCGACGAGCTCGCCGTCGTCGGCCCCGACCTGCGCGTGCGCGGGGTCGAGGGCCTGCGGGTCTGCGACGCTTCGATCATGCCGTCGATCACCGGCGGCAACACCAACGCGCCCTGCATCATGATCGGGGAAATGGGCGCCCAGCTCGTCCTCGGGAGCCGGTCATGA
- a CDS encoding succinic semialdehyde dehydrogenase, whose amino-acid sequence MTLTPLELTRPASVTDAFLEQLVARVPGSSGATWKLTEVYTGDVLVELPQSPPEDIERAFAVAREAQRKWAATPVKERLAVFRRAHALFVEHARTVADLIQVESGKNRRMAIEETCDPPMVMSHYLKRAAKLLAPTKRGGPVPMLTTSTEVRLPKGVVGIIAPWNFPFATGVSDAIPALMAGNAVVLKPDNKTALSPLYGVRLLEQAGLPEGLFQVVCGEGPDVGPTLIDHADYVMFTGSTATGRVIGERAGRNLIGCCLELGGKNPMIVLEDADFAEAVQGAIFGAFGNTGQICMHIERIYLPESRYEEFKTAFVAAASALDVRAAYDFGPDMGSLVSVDHMRRVKSHVDDAVAKGATVLCGGKPRPDLGPAFFEPTILEGVTPDMLCGVTETFGPVVALHKYRTVDEAVALANDTDYGLNASVWSTDVTAARAVAARIESGNVNVNDILATAYAAKGTPSGGVKNSGVGARHGDQGLLKYTDVQNLAVLKKQVMGPRPGQGYEKYVESMLSGLKLMRKLRIR is encoded by the coding sequence ATGACGCTCACCCCGCTCGAACTCACCCGTCCGGCGTCGGTCACCGACGCCTTCCTGGAGCAGCTCGTGGCCCGGGTGCCCGGCTCGTCCGGCGCGACCTGGAAGCTCACCGAGGTCTACACCGGCGACGTGCTCGTCGAGCTGCCGCAGTCGCCGCCCGAGGACATCGAGCGGGCGTTCGCCGTCGCGCGCGAGGCCCAGCGGAAGTGGGCGGCCACGCCGGTGAAGGAGCGGCTGGCGGTGTTCCGGCGGGCGCACGCGCTGTTCGTCGAGCACGCGCGGACCGTCGCCGACCTCATCCAGGTCGAGAGCGGCAAGAACCGGCGGATGGCGATCGAAGAGACCTGCGACCCGCCGATGGTGATGAGCCACTACCTGAAGCGGGCCGCGAAGCTGCTGGCGCCGACGAAGCGCGGCGGCCCGGTCCCGATGCTGACGACGTCGACCGAAGTCCGGCTGCCCAAGGGGGTCGTCGGGATCATCGCGCCGTGGAACTTCCCGTTCGCCACCGGGGTTTCCGACGCGATCCCGGCGTTGATGGCCGGCAACGCGGTGGTGCTGAAGCCCGACAACAAGACCGCGCTGTCGCCGCTCTACGGCGTCCGGCTGCTGGAGCAGGCGGGGCTGCCGGAAGGGCTGTTCCAGGTGGTGTGCGGCGAGGGCCCGGACGTCGGCCCCACGCTGATCGACCACGCCGACTACGTGATGTTCACCGGTTCCACGGCGACCGGCCGGGTGATCGGCGAGCGCGCGGGCCGCAACCTCATCGGCTGCTGCCTCGAGCTCGGCGGGAAGAACCCGATGATCGTGCTGGAAGACGCCGATTTTGCCGAGGCCGTCCAGGGTGCGATCTTCGGCGCGTTCGGCAACACCGGTCAGATCTGCATGCACATCGAGCGGATCTACCTGCCGGAATCCCGGTACGAGGAGTTCAAGACGGCGTTCGTGGCGGCGGCCTCGGCCCTCGACGTCCGCGCGGCGTACGACTTCGGCCCCGACATGGGTTCGCTGGTCTCGGTCGACCACATGCGCCGCGTCAAGTCCCATGTGGACGATGCGGTCGCCAAGGGCGCCACCGTTCTCTGCGGCGGCAAGCCCCGACCCGACCTCGGCCCGGCGTTCTTCGAGCCGACGATCCTCGAGGGCGTCACGCCGGACATGCTCTGCGGCGTGACCGAGACGTTCGGCCCGGTGGTGGCGCTGCACAAGTACCGCACCGTCGACGAAGCGGTGGCGCTGGCCAACGACACGGACTACGGCCTCAACGCCTCGGTCTGGAGCACCGACGTCACCGCGGCGCGCGCGGTGGCGGCCCGGATCGAGTCCGGCAACGTGAACGTGAACGACATCCTCGCGACCGCGTACGCGGCCAAGGGAACGCCGTCGGGCGGGGTGAAGAACTCCGGCGTCGGCGCCCGGCACGGCGATCAGGGGCTGCTGAAGTACACGGACGTGCAGAACCTGGCCGTGCTGAAGAAGCAGGTGATGGGGCCGCGGCCGGGGCAGGGGTACGAGAAGTACGTCGAGAGCATGCTTTCCGGGCTGAAGCTGATGCGGAAGCTGCGGATCCGGTAG